One genomic region from Doryrhamphus excisus isolate RoL2022-K1 chromosome 14, RoL_Dexc_1.0, whole genome shotgun sequence encodes:
- the LOC131101390 gene encoding uncharacterized protein LOC131101390, which produces MEKTPKVVFSVWLIFMTASWTEGQTVTACTSCTSDSSFTQQDISISPPAITTTTSRSSTLANDHSGDASTTTPHLSSSTSVSTTDVIPTSSQHTESSGTTQNPGEEPSTSSPSRTNSPRTSAITLKAGTCSLFQSCSPVLVAVISIVLYTA; this is translated from the exons ATGGAGAAAACACCAAAGGTTGTCTTCTCTGTGTGGTTGATCTTCATGACGGCAAGCTGGACTGAG GGTCAAACAGTAACAGCATGCACCTCCTGTACAAGTGACTCAAGCTTCACCCAGCAAGATATTTCCATCTCACCTCCAGCAATCACAACCACAACCAGCCGCTCTTCTACTCTCGCAAACGACCACAGTGGCGATGCATCGACCACAACACCACATCTCTCATCATCCACCTCGGTTTCCACCACAGATGTCATCCCGACATCAAGTCAACACACAGAATCGTCCGGAACCACTCAGAATCCTGGGGAGGAACCATCCACCTCTTCCCCAAGTAGGACCAACTCTCCCAGGACTTCAGCCATAACATTAAAAGCAGGGACCTGTTCTTTGTTTCAGTCCTGTAGTCCAGTATTGGTGGCTGTCATTTCCATTGTACTCTACACTGCATGA
- the zgc:114119 gene encoding mediator of RNA polymerase II transcription subunit 30-like produces MAASLPQKPGMAGMPPQQQQQQQPHMPPSGALVAGQQPMPPQGALREISPVFLCRIGQETVQDIVTRTMEIFQITRATQLPNGVTQSQAMYQDRFGKLQEHLRQLALLFRKLRLLYERCVEMTADLQEGPAELVPYVGEELVNVRVEPCSPAVHQERKEVLEKVRQKNQEMKVIMDQMRNLLWDVNAMLTLRK; encoded by the exons ATGGCAGCATCATTACCACAGAAGCCAGGCATGGCAGGGATGCccccacagcagcagcagcagcagcaacctcACATGCCCCCCAGTGGCGCTTTAGTCGCAGGTCAGCAACCAATGCCACCCCAGGGTGCCCTGAGGGAGATCTCCCCTGTGTTCCTGTGTCGGATCGGACAGGAGACCGTCCAGGATATTGTCACTCGGACCATGGAGATCTTTCAAATTACACGAGCCACGCAA CTTCCCAACGGCGTTACTCAGAGCCAAGCCATGTATCAGGATCGCTTTGGAAAACTCCAGGAACATCTGAGGCAGCTCGCTCTGCTTTTCCGCAAGCTTCGTCTGCTATATGAACGCTGTGTGGAGATGACTGCTGACCTGCAGGAGGGGCCGGCAGAG CTTGTACCCTATGTTGGAGAAGAGCTGGTCAACGTCAGAGTAGAGCCTTGTAGTCCTGCCGTCCACCAGGAGAGAAAAGAAGTCCTTGAG AAAGTACGTCAGAAGAACCAGGAGATGAAGGTCATCATGGATCAGATGAGGAACCTGCTGTGGGACGTGAACGCCATGTTGACCCTAAGGAAATGA